In Bythopirellula goksoeyrii, a single window of DNA contains:
- a CDS encoding beta-L-arabinofuranosidase domain-containing protein → MIRITQVARLLLLALLSGTAHSAESKIEPVCERGPDTRISLSGPVNDYAQAVIDNWLMRVPRDNPAILEMFDDRDVKPYRDLLPWSGEFAGKYLTSLVEVLPISESDQLESLGADFVSQLVAKQAKDGYLGPFPKLSRLTGTNASGGKTWDAWGHYHVMLGLLEWYDYSGDESALNCASRIGDLFCDKFLKTGKKISSIGSAEMNQAVVHSLAILYQRTGETKYLDLAEEIVLDFSAPNAGNYLQAGLEGLEFYQIPKPRWESLHSLIGLAELYWITGNPDYREAFEHFWWSIVKLDRHNNGGFSSGEKAHGNPYHPGPIETCCTIAWMAMSTEMLKMTGDPLVADELELSTLNQAIALHSPSGNWSTYNTPMDGQRIPSTVDIAFQIRPGSKELNCCSVNAARSLGMIANWALLHQENGLVLNWYGPSRFEDKLRNIPISLEQFTNYPTEGEIDIELTPAQPIEFELKLRIPHWSTNSKVTVNGKEIAVKPGTYASIQREWKAGDKINIQLDMSLRYWAGEKEYAGKMSIYRGPLLLAYEEPFPSSLEFSEDWNAHGHFRSTNKAGAWVTYIFEGDNVEWHGFFFADAGKARVLIDDEEVEIVDQYGPISEVPFVWKREGLGSGRHELRLEVLAEKNAKSSNTWSNVREFKAAANLPKLSVKQLARKQPPNPVESGFLSISTKDTKGRDVQLRDYGSVGQGSVMYYSWIPTEGAEAIPFSRSNPSRTSRFATP, encoded by the coding sequence ATGATTCGTATTACACAAGTTGCGAGATTGTTATTGCTCGCACTACTTTCTGGAACGGCACACTCTGCTGAATCCAAGATTGAACCCGTTTGTGAAAGAGGCCCTGACACTCGAATCTCGCTATCTGGCCCAGTGAACGATTATGCTCAAGCAGTTATCGACAATTGGTTGATGAGAGTACCTAGAGATAATCCCGCAATCTTAGAGATGTTTGACGATAGAGATGTAAAACCCTATCGAGACCTCTTGCCGTGGTCGGGTGAATTTGCAGGGAAGTACCTTACGAGCCTCGTCGAAGTCTTGCCGATCTCTGAATCCGACCAACTAGAGAGTCTCGGTGCTGACTTTGTAAGCCAGCTAGTTGCGAAGCAAGCCAAAGACGGGTATTTAGGGCCATTCCCAAAGTTGAGTCGCCTGACAGGAACCAACGCAAGCGGCGGCAAGACTTGGGATGCGTGGGGGCACTATCACGTAATGTTGGGATTATTGGAGTGGTACGACTATTCAGGCGACGAGAGCGCACTAAATTGCGCCAGCCGTATTGGAGATTTGTTTTGTGACAAGTTTTTGAAAACTGGCAAGAAGATTTCTTCTATAGGTAGCGCTGAAATGAACCAGGCTGTGGTTCATTCGCTCGCGATACTCTACCAACGCACTGGCGAAACCAAGTATCTCGATTTGGCAGAAGAAATTGTTCTCGATTTTTCGGCTCCGAATGCCGGCAACTATTTGCAAGCTGGACTAGAAGGGCTGGAATTCTATCAGATCCCTAAACCTCGTTGGGAAAGTCTCCATTCATTGATAGGACTTGCTGAACTTTATTGGATCACAGGCAATCCCGATTATCGCGAAGCTTTCGAGCATTTCTGGTGGAGCATTGTGAAACTCGACCGCCACAACAACGGCGGTTTTTCCTCAGGGGAAAAAGCTCATGGAAATCCATATCATCCAGGTCCGATTGAGACCTGCTGCACCATTGCTTGGATGGCAATGAGTACCGAAATGTTAAAAATGACTGGCGATCCACTTGTGGCCGACGAGTTGGAGTTATCAACCTTGAACCAGGCGATTGCCCTGCACTCTCCATCTGGAAATTGGTCCACATACAATACCCCGATGGATGGTCAACGCATTCCTAGCACGGTAGATATCGCATTTCAGATTCGTCCGGGCAGCAAAGAACTCAACTGCTGCAGCGTCAACGCTGCTCGCAGCTTGGGAATGATAGCTAACTGGGCCTTATTGCATCAAGAGAATGGCTTGGTACTTAATTGGTATGGACCTTCGCGCTTTGAAGACAAACTGAGGAACATCCCGATCTCGTTAGAGCAATTTACGAACTATCCGACAGAGGGTGAGATTGATATCGAATTAACACCGGCCCAGCCAATCGAGTTTGAACTTAAGCTTCGCATTCCTCATTGGTCTACCAATTCCAAGGTAACGGTGAATGGCAAGGAAATAGCGGTCAAGCCAGGTACTTATGCCTCCATTCAACGAGAATGGAAAGCGGGCGACAAAATAAATATCCAATTAGATATGTCGCTTCGCTACTGGGCAGGAGAGAAGGAGTATGCGGGTAAGATGTCGATCTATAGGGGACCACTACTTCTGGCATACGAAGAGCCTTTCCCTTCGTCGCTTGAGTTCAGTGAAGACTGGAATGCTCACGGGCATTTTCGATCAACAAATAAAGCTGGTGCCTGGGTCACATATATCTTCGAAGGCGACAATGTTGAATGGCACGGATTCTTTTTTGCTGATGCAGGTAAAGCCCGAGTACTGATTGACGATGAGGAAGTTGAAATCGTTGACCAATACGGTCCGATCTCTGAAGTTCCATTTGTTTGGAAACGTGAAGGGTTGGGTTCTGGCAGACATGAATTGCGTTTGGAAGTGCTCGCAGAAAAAAACGCCAAGTCTTCCAACACGTGGTCCAACGTGCGAGAGTTCAAAGCAGCAGCGAACTTACCAAAGCTTAGCGTGAAACAACTTGCCCGCAAGCAACCCCCAAATCCGGTCGAATCAGGGTTCCTATCAATAAGTACCAAGGACACAAAGGGGCGTGACGTCCAGCTACGTGATTATGGAAGTGTGGGTCAAGGGTCTGTGATGTACTACTCTTGGATCCCAACAGAAGGAGCTGAGGCAATACCTTTTTCTAGAAGCAATCCGTCACGCACATCGAGATTTGCGACCCCCTAG
- a CDS encoding purine-cytosine permease family protein, giving the protein MDQQSKQSSADSDYQREPVHEHARLGFKSFVGMYAGEHTAGTELMIGPLFVAAGVGAFDLIAGLIVGNLLAVLSWLLLTAPIATRSRLTLYYQLEKICGRRLVVIYNLVNGLMFCLLAASMITVAATALGVCFSFPMPQLDDLYPNSIGWVVAVLCVGTLMSVVAAYGYETVSKFANIAAPWLVLVFLAIGIIAFRLFIEVSGTEISSLSDLWYFAESKIWKGGEPLPGQTKFTFWHVTFFAWFCNIAMHMGMSDLTIFRFARKSWYGVSPASGMFLGHFLAWIAASLLYALQLFEDPSNTDVLPGPMAYKVCGVAGLLCVVIAGWTTANPTIYRSGLAFQSIMPKASRFSATLVAGTLATVAGMFPAIAMKFLEFIALYGLVLMPMGAVIFVDFWLSRKFGFQDNFAERTGSSFNTAAALAWFVSIAICIVLVQFFGIQIFFVSLPGWFIAAALYIVMSRLFQGKPNYVHSVSEVL; this is encoded by the coding sequence ATGGACCAGCAATCGAAACAATCTTCTGCCGACAGCGATTACCAGCGCGAGCCAGTCCACGAGCATGCGAGGCTTGGATTTAAGAGTTTTGTTGGGATGTATGCGGGTGAACATACCGCCGGTACAGAATTGATGATTGGCCCTCTATTTGTGGCAGCAGGAGTCGGTGCATTCGACCTGATAGCAGGATTGATTGTAGGTAATTTATTAGCCGTTCTAAGCTGGTTATTACTTACTGCACCAATTGCAACCCGATCTCGTTTGACGCTCTATTACCAACTCGAGAAGATTTGCGGTCGCCGCTTAGTTGTAATCTACAACCTTGTAAACGGTCTCATGTTTTGTCTTCTAGCAGCTTCTATGATAACTGTAGCTGCCACTGCTCTTGGTGTTTGTTTTAGCTTTCCCATGCCCCAACTGGATGACTTGTACCCTAATAGCATTGGCTGGGTTGTTGCCGTATTGTGTGTTGGTACCTTGATGTCGGTAGTGGCAGCTTACGGTTACGAAACCGTATCCAAATTTGCAAATATCGCCGCTCCTTGGCTTGTCCTCGTATTCTTGGCAATTGGCATCATTGCCTTTCGACTTTTTATCGAAGTTAGCGGGACAGAGATTAGCTCTCTTTCTGACTTGTGGTACTTTGCTGAATCCAAAATCTGGAAAGGGGGAGAGCCATTGCCGGGTCAAACTAAATTTACATTTTGGCATGTGACTTTTTTTGCATGGTTCTGCAATATCGCAATGCACATGGGCATGTCTGACCTGACTATATTTCGATTCGCTCGAAAGTCGTGGTACGGAGTTTCTCCTGCATCTGGCATGTTTCTGGGTCACTTCTTGGCATGGATAGCGGCATCGCTGCTGTACGCTCTCCAGTTGTTTGAAGATCCAAGTAATACAGATGTACTCCCCGGCCCAATGGCTTACAAAGTGTGCGGTGTAGCGGGTTTACTATGCGTAGTCATCGCCGGTTGGACGACAGCAAACCCTACCATATACCGCTCTGGGCTTGCTTTTCAATCGATAATGCCAAAAGCATCACGTTTTTCGGCAACCCTCGTTGCAGGCACTCTGGCTACAGTGGCTGGCATGTTTCCCGCGATAGCAATGAAGTTTCTAGAGTTCATAGCGCTGTATGGATTAGTACTCATGCCAATGGGAGCAGTAATTTTTGTTGATTTTTGGTTAAGCCGCAAATTTGGTTTTCAGGACAACTTTGCTGAACGAACGGGGAGTTCTTTCAATACTGCAGCTGCACTTGCATGGTTCGTTTCAATAGCAATTTGCATTGTCTTGGTCCAATTCTTTGGGATACAGATTTTCTTCGTTAGCCTTCCTGGCTGGTTTATCGCAGCGGCCCTTTACATTGTGATGAGTCGACTATTTCAGGGAAAACCAAATTACGTACACTCTGTGAGCGAGGTCCTTTAA
- a CDS encoding serine hydrolase domain-containing protein produces MLTRRLIRSGCLALLIVLGMGRVWAEDSLLVEQVEELLPRHVGAAVMAVDEGKVIFKHAWGNRRFDETEPCTTSTNFRLASVSKQFTATAILLLVDQKVVELDDTIDRFFPECPDYWHNITVHHLLSHTSGLPDYENLIPEGTTLQLMDLNVLELLRATEKPLFEPGAKFAYSNSGYALLGLIVEAAADCRFQDFLRTEVFKPLGMNRSLLYVAGMNRVPERAFGHELDSEKNWIVGDQSLTSAVRGDGGVYSSLDDLELWITDLDQEHLLSDSSYTKMFTPQVRSDRGQQDYGYGWFLDTYRGERRTMHAGETRGFSLMLQRFPNRQAAVVILLNRSALDPPGDYVDQIVDCLLFDRDD; encoded by the coding sequence ATGTTAACTCGCCGTCTGATCAGGTCTGGTTGTCTGGCTCTCTTGATAGTGCTCGGCATGGGGCGCGTCTGGGCAGAGGACTCACTTCTAGTAGAACAGGTGGAAGAATTGCTGCCGAGGCACGTGGGCGCGGCAGTGATGGCCGTTGACGAAGGCAAAGTGATCTTCAAACATGCCTGGGGAAATCGCCGCTTTGATGAAACGGAGCCCTGTACAACGTCGACCAATTTTCGCCTGGCGTCTGTCAGCAAGCAATTCACAGCGACGGCAATTCTGCTCCTGGTAGATCAAAAAGTTGTAGAGCTCGACGATACCATTGACCGCTTTTTTCCGGAGTGTCCCGACTATTGGCACAACATCACTGTCCACCACTTGCTGTCACATACTTCTGGATTGCCGGACTATGAGAATTTGATTCCCGAAGGCACGACTTTGCAGCTAATGGATCTCAACGTGCTGGAATTGCTGCGGGCAACCGAGAAGCCCCTTTTTGAACCGGGTGCGAAATTCGCTTACTCCAATTCTGGTTACGCATTGCTCGGTTTGATCGTCGAAGCTGCAGCCGATTGTCGGTTCCAGGATTTCCTGCGAACCGAGGTGTTCAAGCCCCTAGGTATGAACAGGTCGTTGTTGTATGTGGCAGGCATGAATCGTGTCCCTGAGAGGGCATTTGGACACGAATTGGATTCCGAAAAGAATTGGATCGTTGGCGACCAAAGCTTAACAAGCGCCGTGCGGGGTGATGGCGGAGTCTATTCCTCACTCGACGACCTGGAACTCTGGATTACCGACTTGGATCAAGAACACTTGCTAAGCGACTCGTCCTATACAAAGATGTTCACTCCGCAGGTCAGATCCGATCGTGGCCAGCAGGACTATGGCTACGGCTGGTTTCTGGATACCTACCGAGGTGAGCGACGCACCATGCACGCCGGTGAAACGCGTGGATTTTCGTTGATGCTTCAACGCTTTCCCAATCGCCAAGCGGCCGTAGTCATTCTGCTGAACAGGTCGGCGCTTGATCCGCCAGGCGATTATGTAGATCAAATTGTCGATTGCTTACTATTTGATCGTGATGATTAG
- a CDS encoding glucose 1-dehydrogenase has protein sequence MQIQFHGKRALVTGAGKGIGRVIATMLTSCGAEVIALSRTRADLDSLASEIGCQTLQADIGDPIEAEKAAKQAGAIDLLINNAGVSIPQPFLNTSLEAFEQTMSVNLRAVLIISQTIARGMVQRGQGGAIVNLSSQASKVALTDHAAYCASKGALDQLTRVMALELGMHQIRVNALNPTVTLTPMGEVAWSDPEKRNGMLSQIPLGRFAKPIDIANAVVFLLSDQAEMIHGVTLPVDGGFLAN, from the coding sequence ATGCAAATACAATTTCACGGAAAACGAGCTCTGGTAACAGGTGCAGGCAAAGGCATCGGTCGAGTCATCGCTACGATGCTGACTTCATGCGGCGCCGAAGTCATTGCACTAAGTCGCACTAGGGCAGATCTGGATTCGCTGGCTTCTGAGATCGGATGCCAGACCCTCCAAGCCGACATCGGCGATCCAATCGAGGCAGAAAAAGCTGCAAAGCAGGCTGGCGCTATCGATTTGTTGATCAATAATGCGGGAGTTTCAATCCCACAACCCTTCCTGAATACATCTCTTGAGGCCTTCGAACAGACTATGTCGGTCAATTTGCGAGCTGTCCTCATCATCAGCCAGACAATTGCACGAGGAATGGTCCAGAGAGGCCAAGGAGGAGCAATCGTCAATCTCTCCAGCCAAGCCTCTAAGGTTGCCTTAACCGATCATGCGGCTTACTGTGCTTCAAAAGGAGCACTGGACCAATTAACTCGAGTGATGGCATTGGAATTGGGCATGCATCAGATCCGCGTCAACGCCCTCAACCCAACGGTCACATTGACCCCTATGGGAGAAGTTGCATGGAGTGATCCCGAGAAGCGAAACGGGATGCTGTCCCAAATCCCCTTGGGAAGATTCGCAAAGCCAATCGACATAGCCAATGCGGTTGTATTCTTACTCAGCGATCAGGCTGAGATGATTCATGGTGTGACGCTCCCGGTAGATGGCGGATTTCTTGCAAACTAA
- a CDS encoding peptidoglycan DD-metalloendopeptidase family protein produces the protein MVFPLGGTAFEDWVIGNYNDVDTRPIADSDYRGGNYTYDGHDALDIGLAHFRKMDEGVTVLAAAPGTVVTAMDGAFDRWAPSNPNPPGEIGNLVVIDHGGGIRTTYAHLKKDSVSVQVGDSVIAGQQVGLVGSSGGSTGPHLHFAVYQNGNPVETYKNPDQWWYDPLPYTGDVPGVLDSGIANHWPTQTEVEAGVHHQGIYSVEDGSGQLAVMWNYLYGISAGSEISFQFLRPNGSQYANYQWTDENGLTVGFWNIGVDLPSSPDLGVWNVNFRVNGELISNKSFLVVEPIPGDFDLDGDVDGEDFLSWQRGDSPVALSRQDFDDWQETYGTATPYSAVSTQIPEVSSSTLILIGILTSLVRRQLVTREV, from the coding sequence TTGGTCTTTCCGCTAGGCGGCACTGCTTTTGAGGACTGGGTTATAGGAAATTACAACGATGTCGATACGCGCCCTATAGCAGATTCTGACTATCGAGGGGGTAACTACACTTATGATGGACACGACGCACTAGATATAGGACTGGCTCATTTCCGAAAAATGGACGAAGGTGTCACAGTCTTAGCGGCTGCCCCGGGTACTGTTGTCACTGCAATGGACGGCGCCTTCGATCGTTGGGCTCCGTCAAACCCAAATCCACCAGGTGAAATAGGCAATTTAGTGGTCATAGATCATGGGGGAGGGATTCGCACCACCTATGCCCATCTCAAAAAAGATTCCGTTTCAGTCCAAGTAGGAGACTCCGTGATTGCTGGGCAGCAAGTGGGCTTGGTTGGAAGTTCGGGGGGGTCCACTGGACCACATCTACATTTCGCAGTCTATCAGAACGGAAATCCGGTCGAGACCTACAAGAACCCCGACCAATGGTGGTACGACCCATTGCCGTACACGGGTGATGTACCTGGCGTACTTGACTCTGGAATTGCGAACCATTGGCCGACACAGACTGAGGTTGAAGCTGGCGTTCATCATCAAGGTATTTACTCAGTCGAGGATGGATCAGGACAACTGGCAGTCATGTGGAATTACCTATACGGCATTTCTGCTGGCTCCGAAATCAGTTTTCAATTCCTACGTCCCAATGGTTCTCAATATGCAAACTACCAATGGACAGATGAAAATGGCTTGACCGTAGGGTTTTGGAATATTGGAGTAGATCTACCAAGTTCCCCCGATCTTGGAGTTTGGAATGTTAATTTTCGTGTAAACGGCGAACTCATATCGAACAAATCTTTTCTAGTAGTCGAACCAATTCCAGGAGACTTCGATCTTGATGGGGACGTTGACGGCGAAGACTTCTTGTCCTGGCAGCGCGGTGATTCTCCTGTTGCACTAAGTAGACAGGATTTTGACGACTGGCAGGAGACCTATGGTACAGCCACACCATATTCGGCAGTCTCAACGCAAATTCCCGAAGTATCATCAAGTACCCTTATCTTAATAGGCATTTTGACCTCGCTCGTTAGGCGTCAGCTGGTCACCCGAGAGGTCTGA
- a CDS encoding NAD(P)-dependent alcohol dehydrogenase: MSSLRSMPAIVLEKARQLELRSIDMDEQLGDLDVRIRIHTVGICGSDVHYYQHGRIGPFVVKAPMVLGHEASGTVVDAGSMVSHLKIGDRVCMEPGIPDPNSKATRLGIYNLDPAVRFWATPPVHGCLRPEVVHPATFTFKIPENVSFAEAAMVEPLAVGMHAVNKSRIRAGDLAVVMGAGPIGMVTAIAALAAGASRVIITDVQQEKLDLAEKLGPIRAVNITKENLASVVDNFSDGWGAEVVFEASGNARSASSVFDTLCPGGTVVFIGMPNESISYDVVGASIKEARVEHVFRYAHVYPSALKLMASGKIDVKPLITDTFDFEDGIKAFEYAANMSPSSVKAQIVLVK; this comes from the coding sequence ATGAGTAGTCTGCGAAGCATGCCGGCGATCGTGCTAGAGAAGGCAAGACAGCTTGAGCTGCGATCTATTGATATGGACGAACAGCTCGGTGACTTAGATGTTCGAATTCGAATTCACACCGTAGGAATATGCGGTTCTGACGTCCACTACTATCAACATGGACGTATCGGTCCTTTTGTTGTGAAGGCACCGATGGTACTTGGGCATGAGGCATCGGGAACGGTCGTGGATGCAGGCTCAATGGTGAGTCACCTGAAGATTGGGGACCGTGTATGCATGGAACCTGGAATTCCCGATCCTAATAGCAAAGCGACAAGACTAGGAATCTACAACCTGGATCCGGCTGTGAGGTTTTGGGCGACTCCGCCGGTTCACGGTTGCTTGCGACCTGAAGTTGTGCATCCGGCAACCTTTACTTTCAAGATTCCAGAGAACGTAAGTTTTGCCGAAGCGGCTATGGTTGAACCGCTTGCGGTAGGAATGCACGCAGTGAACAAATCACGTATCAGAGCTGGTGATCTCGCAGTTGTCATGGGAGCAGGCCCCATTGGAATGGTAACTGCAATTGCTGCTCTCGCCGCCGGGGCAAGCCGTGTCATAATCACCGATGTCCAGCAGGAAAAACTGGATCTTGCTGAAAAACTCGGTCCGATCCGCGCAGTAAATATTACGAAAGAGAATTTGGCCTCGGTCGTAGATAATTTTTCCGACGGCTGGGGAGCTGAAGTTGTATTTGAAGCGAGTGGAAATGCCCGCTCCGCTTCGTCCGTCTTCGACACTCTGTGTCCTGGCGGAACGGTGGTGTTTATTGGCATGCCCAACGAATCGATCTCCTATGATGTAGTTGGTGCATCAATCAAAGAGGCTCGCGTGGAGCACGTTTTTCGCTACGCCCATGTTTATCCTTCCGCGCTTAAATTAATGGCAAGTGGCAAAATCGACGTCAAGCCACTGATCACAGACACATTTGATTTTGAAGATGGTATCAAGGCGTTTGAATATGCAGCAAACATGTCGCCCAGTAGTGTTAAGGCGCAGATTGTATTAGTCAAATAG
- a CDS encoding DUF1559 family PulG-like putative transporter, with protein MMEKLKFTSCEELLGILRHCDGKVLSRSSARTAFTLVELLVVIAIIGVLVALLLPAVQSAREAARRTQCTNNLKQVGLGMQNYQSAQGSFPPGSQADDEPGRRIVHQWTVYLMPYIEETAIANRYDWKVGDRGPNFATVNGPLFQTPIQAYQCPSDTHGFVKDWGWSHSNYVGCFSADGSWVEPDGWTADNNINHPFYNPSADSKKLAIFNFNRTRAPKHVEDGTSNTYAFSEVITGADNELDFRGTWSVDHGVAYTHRLGPNSTLPDKEAYACPIVARPEAPCKRAPSFGTAYWAARSYHTGGVNGARIDGSVQFVSDDIDGDVWIGLASINGSEVDLAL; from the coding sequence ATGATGGAAAAACTCAAGTTCACTAGCTGCGAGGAATTGCTTGGAATTCTTCGCCATTGCGACGGCAAAGTTCTCTCCCGATCAAGTGCGAGAACTGCATTCACACTTGTTGAGTTGTTAGTTGTCATTGCCATTATCGGCGTCTTGGTAGCCCTCCTATTGCCCGCAGTACAATCAGCGAGAGAAGCTGCTAGACGAACTCAGTGTACCAATAATCTCAAGCAGGTTGGGTTGGGTATGCAAAACTACCAGTCTGCGCAGGGTAGCTTCCCTCCCGGTTCGCAGGCTGATGATGAGCCTGGACGAAGAATTGTTCACCAATGGACTGTCTATCTCATGCCTTACATTGAGGAAACTGCAATTGCAAATCGATATGACTGGAAAGTTGGTGATCGAGGCCCAAATTTTGCTACCGTGAATGGCCCATTATTTCAAACACCAATTCAAGCATATCAATGCCCAAGTGACACTCACGGATTTGTAAAAGACTGGGGATGGTCACATTCAAACTATGTGGGATGCTTCAGTGCCGATGGCTCTTGGGTGGAACCTGATGGATGGACGGCTGACAACAATATCAATCACCCATTTTACAATCCTTCAGCTGATTCGAAGAAATTGGCTATCTTTAACTTTAACCGCACTCGGGCGCCTAAACACGTCGAGGACGGCACATCCAACACATATGCTTTTTCTGAGGTCATCACTGGTGCAGATAACGAATTGGATTTTCGTGGCACATGGTCAGTGGATCACGGCGTCGCATATACGCATCGACTTGGACCTAATTCGACTTTGCCCGACAAAGAGGCCTATGCTTGTCCAATCGTAGCCCGTCCAGAGGCTCCCTGCAAAAGGGCTCCAAGTTTTGGAACCGCCTATTGGGCAGCTCGCAGCTACCATACTGGGGGTGTCAACGGTGCACGCATTGATGGCTCGGTTCAATTTGTATCTGACGACATCGACGGTGATGTATGGATTGGTTTGGCAAGCATTAATGGGAGCGAAGTTGATCTGGCTTTATGA